One Neodiprion pinetum isolate iyNeoPine1 chromosome 1, iyNeoPine1.2, whole genome shotgun sequence genomic window carries:
- the HtrA2 gene encoding serine protease HTRA2, mitochondrial isoform X4, translated as MALPCARLACDVLRRKHIFRCQYLTVLNVERDFRTGTANSFREKGRLRDENSKRYITCSALVASVLGYVLYNWKEDFRGDVAGFKFENVKSPFPAIHAATNVFATNVNHNRDKYNFIADVVEVSAPSVVYIEMKDQRRIDFFTGKPMTTSNGSGFIVKEDGLILTNAHVVINKPNTSVKVRLQDGTSYTGTVEDIDMKSDLATVRINKTNLPVMKLGSSSTLRPGEFVVAIGSPLALSNTITSGIVSSVNRQSEELGLHNTNMGYIQTDAAITFGNSGGPLVNLNGEAIGINAMKVTAGISFAIPIDYAKDFLKRVEERRKSKGSQTNIESPRRRYLGITMLTLTPDILSELHQRNENIPWNVRHGVLVWKVIVGSPADVGGLKPGDIVTHINGEPARAAIDIYKVLEKPGPVNVTVVRSGQVVQVSVVPEEA; from the exons ATGGCGTTACCCTGTGCGCGATTAGCGTGCGACGTACTGCGAAGAAAGCATATATTCCGTTGTCAATATTTGACAGTTTTAAATGTCGAGCGTGATTTCCGAACTGGAACGGCAAACTCTTTCCGCGAAAAGGGTCGTTTGCGCGACGAGAATTCGAAGCGTTACATAACCTGTTCTGCACTCGTCGCCTCGGTCCTCGGATATGTCTTGTACAACTGGAAGGAGGATTTTAGGGGGGATGTGGCGGGGttcaagtttgaaaatgtgaaatctCCCTTTCCCGCCATTCACGCGGCAACGAACGTATTCGCGACTAACGTAAACCATAATCGCGACAAGTACAACTTCATTGCGGACGTCGTCGAGGTCTCCGCACCGTCCGTGGTTTACATCGAAATGAAGGATCAGCGAAG GATAGATTTCTTTACGGGGAAACCGATGACCACCAGCAATGGCTCTGGTTTTATCGTCAAGGAGGATGGTTTGATATTGACGAATGCGCACGTGGTTATTAACAAGCCGAATACCTCTGTCAAG GTTCGACTGCAAGATGGTACCAGCTACACGGGAACCGTTGAAGATATCGATATGAAGAGCGACTTGGCCACGGTTCGCATAAACAAG ACCAATTTGCCGGTTATGAAGTTGGGAAGTTCTTCAACCCTGAGGCCAGGGGAGTTTGTCGTAGCTATCGGATCGCCATTAGCCCTTAGTAACACTATTACCAGCGGAATTGTTAGCAGTGTCAACAGACAAAGTGAGGAGTTAGGATTACACAACACAAACATGGGCTACATACAAACTGACGCAGCTATTACC TTTGGCAACTCTGGTGGTCCTCTGGTAAATCTTAACGGCGAGGCAATCGGCATAAATGCGATGAAAGTAACCGCCGGCATATCGTTTGCCATACCGATCGATTATGCAAAGGATTTCCTGAAGAGGGTGGAAGAGCGTCGAAAATCGAAAG GTTCGCAGACGAATATCGAGAGTCCGAGAAGGCGCTACTTGGGGATTACTATGCTGACTTTGACCCCTGATATCTTGTCCGAATTACATCAGCGTAATGAAAATATCCCGTGGAACGTCAGGCACGGTGTTTTAGTCTGGAAAGTTATCGTTGGATCGCCTGCAGACGT AGGTGGATTAAAGCCCGGAGACATCGTGACGCACATTAATGGGGAGCCGGCAAGGGCCGCCATTGACATTTACAAAGTCCTTGAGAAACCAGGTCCCGTGAATGTGACCGTCGTTAGAAGCGGACAGGTCGTCCAAGTTTCCGTTGTGCCCGAAGAAGCGTGA
- the HtrA2 gene encoding serine protease HTRA2, mitochondrial isoform X2 translates to MALPCARLACDVLRRKHIFRCQYLTVLNVERDFRTGTANSFREKGRLRDENSKRYITCSALVASVLGYVLYNWKEDFRGDVAGFKFENVKSPFPAIHAATNVFATNVNHNRDKYNFIADVVEVSAPSVVYIEMKDQRRIDFFTGKPMTTSNGSGFIVKEDGLILTNAHVVINKPNTSVKVRLQDGTSYTGTVEDIDMKSDLATVRINKTNLPVMKLGSSSTLRPGEFVVAIGSPLALSNTITSGIVSSVNRQSEELGLHNTNMGYIQTDAAITFGNSGGPLVNLNGEAIGINAMKVTAGISFAIPIDYAKDFLKRVEERRKSKGFTILGSQTNIESPRRRYLGITMLTLTPDILSELHQRNENIPWNVRHGVLVWKVIVGSPADVGGLKPGDIVTHINGEPARAAIDIYKVLEKPGPVNVTVVRSGQVVQVSVVPEEA, encoded by the exons ATGGCGTTACCCTGTGCGCGATTAGCGTGCGACGTACTGCGAAGAAAGCATATATTCCGTTGTCAATATTTGACAGTTTTAAATGTCGAGCGTGATTTCCGAACTGGAACGGCAAACTCTTTCCGCGAAAAGGGTCGTTTGCGCGACGAGAATTCGAAGCGTTACATAACCTGTTCTGCACTCGTCGCCTCGGTCCTCGGATATGTCTTGTACAACTGGAAGGAGGATTTTAGGGGGGATGTGGCGGGGttcaagtttgaaaatgtgaaatctCCCTTTCCCGCCATTCACGCGGCAACGAACGTATTCGCGACTAACGTAAACCATAATCGCGACAAGTACAACTTCATTGCGGACGTCGTCGAGGTCTCCGCACCGTCCGTGGTTTACATCGAAATGAAGGATCAGCGAAG GATAGATTTCTTTACGGGGAAACCGATGACCACCAGCAATGGCTCTGGTTTTATCGTCAAGGAGGATGGTTTGATATTGACGAATGCGCACGTGGTTATTAACAAGCCGAATACCTCTGTCAAG GTTCGACTGCAAGATGGTACCAGCTACACGGGAACCGTTGAAGATATCGATATGAAGAGCGACTTGGCCACGGTTCGCATAAACAAG ACCAATTTGCCGGTTATGAAGTTGGGAAGTTCTTCAACCCTGAGGCCAGGGGAGTTTGTCGTAGCTATCGGATCGCCATTAGCCCTTAGTAACACTATTACCAGCGGAATTGTTAGCAGTGTCAACAGACAAAGTGAGGAGTTAGGATTACACAACACAAACATGGGCTACATACAAACTGACGCAGCTATTACC TTTGGCAACTCTGGTGGTCCTCTGGTAAATCTTAACGGCGAGGCAATCGGCATAAATGCGATGAAAGTAACCGCCGGCATATCGTTTGCCATACCGATCGATTATGCAAAGGATTTCCTGAAGAGGGTGGAAGAGCGTCGAAAATCGAAAG GCTTCACAATTCTAGGTTCGCAGACGAATATCGAGAGTCCGAGAAGGCGCTACTTGGGGATTACTATGCTGACTTTGACCCCTGATATCTTGTCCGAATTACATCAGCGTAATGAAAATATCCCGTGGAACGTCAGGCACGGTGTTTTAGTCTGGAAAGTTATCGTTGGATCGCCTGCAGACGT AGGTGGATTAAAGCCCGGAGACATCGTGACGCACATTAATGGGGAGCCGGCAAGGGCCGCCATTGACATTTACAAAGTCCTTGAGAAACCAGGTCCCGTGAATGTGACCGTCGTTAGAAGCGGACAGGTCGTCCAAGTTTCCGTTGTGCCCGAAGAAGCGTGA
- the HtrA2 gene encoding serine protease HTRA2, mitochondrial isoform X1: MALPCARLACDVLRRKHIFRCQYLTVLNVERDFRTGTANSFREKGRLRDENSKRYITCSALVASVLGYVLYNWKEDFRGDVAGFKFENVKSPFPAIHAATNVFATNVNHNRDKYNFIADVVEVSAPSVVYIEMKDQRRIDFFTGKPMTTSNGSGFIVKEDGLILTNAHVVINKPNTSVKVNVRLQDGTSYTGTVEDIDMKSDLATVRINKTNLPVMKLGSSSTLRPGEFVVAIGSPLALSNTITSGIVSSVNRQSEELGLHNTNMGYIQTDAAITFGNSGGPLVNLNGEAIGINAMKVTAGISFAIPIDYAKDFLKRVEERRKSKGFTILGSQTNIESPRRRYLGITMLTLTPDILSELHQRNENIPWNVRHGVLVWKVIVGSPADVGGLKPGDIVTHINGEPARAAIDIYKVLEKPGPVNVTVVRSGQVVQVSVVPEEA, encoded by the exons ATGGCGTTACCCTGTGCGCGATTAGCGTGCGACGTACTGCGAAGAAAGCATATATTCCGTTGTCAATATTTGACAGTTTTAAATGTCGAGCGTGATTTCCGAACTGGAACGGCAAACTCTTTCCGCGAAAAGGGTCGTTTGCGCGACGAGAATTCGAAGCGTTACATAACCTGTTCTGCACTCGTCGCCTCGGTCCTCGGATATGTCTTGTACAACTGGAAGGAGGATTTTAGGGGGGATGTGGCGGGGttcaagtttgaaaatgtgaaatctCCCTTTCCCGCCATTCACGCGGCAACGAACGTATTCGCGACTAACGTAAACCATAATCGCGACAAGTACAACTTCATTGCGGACGTCGTCGAGGTCTCCGCACCGTCCGTGGTTTACATCGAAATGAAGGATCAGCGAAG GATAGATTTCTTTACGGGGAAACCGATGACCACCAGCAATGGCTCTGGTTTTATCGTCAAGGAGGATGGTTTGATATTGACGAATGCGCACGTGGTTATTAACAAGCCGAATACCTCTGTCAAGGTAAAC GTTCGACTGCAAGATGGTACCAGCTACACGGGAACCGTTGAAGATATCGATATGAAGAGCGACTTGGCCACGGTTCGCATAAACAAG ACCAATTTGCCGGTTATGAAGTTGGGAAGTTCTTCAACCCTGAGGCCAGGGGAGTTTGTCGTAGCTATCGGATCGCCATTAGCCCTTAGTAACACTATTACCAGCGGAATTGTTAGCAGTGTCAACAGACAAAGTGAGGAGTTAGGATTACACAACACAAACATGGGCTACATACAAACTGACGCAGCTATTACC TTTGGCAACTCTGGTGGTCCTCTGGTAAATCTTAACGGCGAGGCAATCGGCATAAATGCGATGAAAGTAACCGCCGGCATATCGTTTGCCATACCGATCGATTATGCAAAGGATTTCCTGAAGAGGGTGGAAGAGCGTCGAAAATCGAAAG GCTTCACAATTCTAGGTTCGCAGACGAATATCGAGAGTCCGAGAAGGCGCTACTTGGGGATTACTATGCTGACTTTGACCCCTGATATCTTGTCCGAATTACATCAGCGTAATGAAAATATCCCGTGGAACGTCAGGCACGGTGTTTTAGTCTGGAAAGTTATCGTTGGATCGCCTGCAGACGT AGGTGGATTAAAGCCCGGAGACATCGTGACGCACATTAATGGGGAGCCGGCAAGGGCCGCCATTGACATTTACAAAGTCCTTGAGAAACCAGGTCCCGTGAATGTGACCGTCGTTAGAAGCGGACAGGTCGTCCAAGTTTCCGTTGTGCCCGAAGAAGCGTGA
- the HtrA2 gene encoding serine protease HTRA2, mitochondrial isoform X3 produces the protein MALPCARLACDVLRRKHIFRCQYLTVLNVERDFRTGTANSFREKGRLRDENSKRYITCSALVASVLGYVLYNWKEDFRGDVAGFKFENVKSPFPAIHAATNVFATNVNHNRDKYNFIADVVEVSAPSVVYIEMKDQRRIDFFTGKPMTTSNGSGFIVKEDGLILTNAHVVINKPNTSVKVNVRLQDGTSYTGTVEDIDMKSDLATVRINKTNLPVMKLGSSSTLRPGEFVVAIGSPLALSNTITSGIVSSVNRQSEELGLHNTNMGYIQTDAAITFGNSGGPLVNLNGEAIGINAMKVTAGISFAIPIDYAKDFLKRVEERRKSKGSQTNIESPRRRYLGITMLTLTPDILSELHQRNENIPWNVRHGVLVWKVIVGSPADVGGLKPGDIVTHINGEPARAAIDIYKVLEKPGPVNVTVVRSGQVVQVSVVPEEA, from the exons ATGGCGTTACCCTGTGCGCGATTAGCGTGCGACGTACTGCGAAGAAAGCATATATTCCGTTGTCAATATTTGACAGTTTTAAATGTCGAGCGTGATTTCCGAACTGGAACGGCAAACTCTTTCCGCGAAAAGGGTCGTTTGCGCGACGAGAATTCGAAGCGTTACATAACCTGTTCTGCACTCGTCGCCTCGGTCCTCGGATATGTCTTGTACAACTGGAAGGAGGATTTTAGGGGGGATGTGGCGGGGttcaagtttgaaaatgtgaaatctCCCTTTCCCGCCATTCACGCGGCAACGAACGTATTCGCGACTAACGTAAACCATAATCGCGACAAGTACAACTTCATTGCGGACGTCGTCGAGGTCTCCGCACCGTCCGTGGTTTACATCGAAATGAAGGATCAGCGAAG GATAGATTTCTTTACGGGGAAACCGATGACCACCAGCAATGGCTCTGGTTTTATCGTCAAGGAGGATGGTTTGATATTGACGAATGCGCACGTGGTTATTAACAAGCCGAATACCTCTGTCAAGGTAAAC GTTCGACTGCAAGATGGTACCAGCTACACGGGAACCGTTGAAGATATCGATATGAAGAGCGACTTGGCCACGGTTCGCATAAACAAG ACCAATTTGCCGGTTATGAAGTTGGGAAGTTCTTCAACCCTGAGGCCAGGGGAGTTTGTCGTAGCTATCGGATCGCCATTAGCCCTTAGTAACACTATTACCAGCGGAATTGTTAGCAGTGTCAACAGACAAAGTGAGGAGTTAGGATTACACAACACAAACATGGGCTACATACAAACTGACGCAGCTATTACC TTTGGCAACTCTGGTGGTCCTCTGGTAAATCTTAACGGCGAGGCAATCGGCATAAATGCGATGAAAGTAACCGCCGGCATATCGTTTGCCATACCGATCGATTATGCAAAGGATTTCCTGAAGAGGGTGGAAGAGCGTCGAAAATCGAAAG GTTCGCAGACGAATATCGAGAGTCCGAGAAGGCGCTACTTGGGGATTACTATGCTGACTTTGACCCCTGATATCTTGTCCGAATTACATCAGCGTAATGAAAATATCCCGTGGAACGTCAGGCACGGTGTTTTAGTCTGGAAAGTTATCGTTGGATCGCCTGCAGACGT AGGTGGATTAAAGCCCGGAGACATCGTGACGCACATTAATGGGGAGCCGGCAAGGGCCGCCATTGACATTTACAAAGTCCTTGAGAAACCAGGTCCCGTGAATGTGACCGTCGTTAGAAGCGGACAGGTCGTCCAAGTTTCCGTTGTGCCCGAAGAAGCGTGA
- the LOC124212762 gene encoding rRNA N6-adenosine-methyltransferase ZCCHC4 isoform X1, with amino-acid sequence MKITHNDSPSGYQCIWSDLADHPKCPHGPTLLFGRYVDGEYKQFYACSACRDRKLCSFYLEHGSKPTKHQKQAWELEAKKVLPRYDHQKMFILLNEILATNPIRRIYCHDCGRLSFVSEKHKHRGHDIIENLTDHQLRHPTEFLRPLENPKKEAQYLFSDQSVSDIIFMLLNLGAKHILCIGTPRIHEYLVNHHDDKVSSLLLDFDGRYHNFYGPLSFCWYNLFNHHFFHEESKDVLKDFLRQDGGRDTYIICDPPFGGRVEPISQTLKTIYDLHRKWNKIDADSVALKTMFIFPYFMEAVLREKSNPPGILGGLRDLKMFDYKVDYQNHPLFVKSPEKILATPVRIFTDIDLSLLTLQSHRGYKHCKKCNKWTFEENKHCKKCAACTSRDGRRYRHCNICARCVKPTWKHCKKCNRCTLETHKCGVVPKITGKCFRCNEFGHVEKTCTKDAGNISNSKVKSNDTTLKGKKRKHRLDVSDISNKKKARIANASETSMKSPEEFELVSTLGEVSRVADSEKVIPKKLTKNDSKMKNKHSKSKPLDKVSKRGKAIDTASLEKIETENMEDIIKVKKKKLLKLTNSTSKMTEEITTKSKVFISTKSQGMNLDLDVLKQKKIFENKKSRINRKNKTFTNGEIFQKSQSKQK; translated from the exons ATGAAAATTACGCACAATGATTCTCCAAGTGGCTATCAATGCATTTGGAGCGATTTAGCCGACCATCCAAAATGCCCACATG GACCAACACTGCTGTTTGGTCGATACGTCGACGGTGAATATAAACAGTTTTATGCATGTTCGGCGTGCCGAGATAGGAAGCTATGTTCGTTTTACTTGGAGCATGGAAGCAAGCCAACGAAGCACCAAAAACAGGCCTGGGAACTTGAGGCGAAGAAAGTTTTACCTCGCTATGATCATcagaaaatgtttattttacTGAATGAGATATTGGCGACAAATCCAATTAGAAGAATCTACTGCCATGATTGTGGGCGTCTCTCTTTTGTCTCTGAAAAACACAAACACAGGGGTCAcgatataattgaaaatcttaCGGACCATCAGCTGCGTCATCCTACTGAATTTCTGAGACCTCTTGAAAATCCCAAGAAGGAGGCCCAATATTTATTCTCTGACCAATCAGTCAGCGATATCATTTTCATGCTCCTCAATCTAGGCGCTAAGCATATCTTATGCATAGGAACACCAAGAATTCACGAATACCTTGTGAATCATCACGACGATAAAGTCTCAAGTTTGCTCTTAGATTTTGACGGGAGATAT CATAATTTCTATGGCCCCTTGAGTTTCTGTTGGTACAATCTTTTCAATCACCATTTCTTTCATGAAGAATCGAAAGATGTCTTGAAGGATTTTCTCAGACAAGACGGTGGCAGGGATACTTATATAATTTGTGATCCACCATTCGGCGGACGTGTTGAACCTATTTCTCAAacattgaaaacaatttatgaTTTACACAGAAAgtggaataaaattgatgcggACAGTGTTGCATTGAAAACGATGTTCATTTTTCCGTATTTTATGGAAGCTGTGCTGAGAGAAAAATCAAACCCACCTGGGATATTGGGAGGTCTGAGAGATCTGAAAATGTTCGACTACAAAGTGGATTATCAAAATCATCCGTTATTCGTGAAATCGCCAGAGAAAATCTTAGCAACACCGGTTCGCATATTTACAGATATAGATTTAAGTTTATTGACGCTACAATCTCATCGCGGTTATAAGCACTGCAAGAAATGTAACAAATGGACATTCGAGGAGAATAAACattgtaaaaaatgtgcaGCGTGCACTTCCAGAGACGGACGAAGGTACAGACACTGCAATATTTGTGCCCGCTGCGTCAAACCGACGTGGAAACACTGTAAGAAATGCAATCGATGCACCTTAGAAACTCACAAGTGCGGTGTAGTTCCGAAAATTACTGGGAAATGCTTCAGATGCAATGAATTTG gTCACGTGGAAAAAACTTGTACGAAAGATGCTGGAAATATTTCTAACTCAAAAGTGAAAAGCAACGACACGACACTGAAAGGAAAGAAGCGCAAGCATCGCTTGGATGTAAGCGATatttctaataaaaaaaaggctaGGATTGCAAATGCGAGTGAAACATCCATGAAATCTCCTGAAGAATTCGAATTAGTATCTACTTTGGGTGAAGTGTCCAGAGTCGCTGATTCAGAGAAAGTCATCCCgaaaaagttgacaaaaaatgattcaaaaatgaaaaataaacattcgAAGTCAAAACCTTTAGACAAAGTTTCAAAACGGGGAAAAGCCATTGATACAGCATCgctagaaaaaattgaaacggaaAATATGGAAGATATAATAaaagtgaagaagaagaagcttCTCAAATTGACAAACTCTACTTCCAAAATGACCGAGGAAATCACGACAAAGTCGAAGGTGTTCATTTCCACGAAGTCACAAGGAATGAACCTTGATTTAGATGTACTTAAGcagaagaaaatatttgaaaataaaaagtcgcgaatcaatagaaaaaataaaacattcacGAATGGtgaaatctttcaaaaaaGTCAATCAAAGCAAAAGTGA
- the LOC124212762 gene encoding rRNA N6-adenosine-methyltransferase ZCCHC4 isoform X2, whose protein sequence is MHLERFSRPSKMPTWKLCSFYLEHGSKPTKHQKQAWELEAKKVLPRYDHQKMFILLNEILATNPIRRIYCHDCGRLSFVSEKHKHRGHDIIENLTDHQLRHPTEFLRPLENPKKEAQYLFSDQSVSDIIFMLLNLGAKHILCIGTPRIHEYLVNHHDDKVSSLLLDFDGRYHNFYGPLSFCWYNLFNHHFFHEESKDVLKDFLRQDGGRDTYIICDPPFGGRVEPISQTLKTIYDLHRKWNKIDADSVALKTMFIFPYFMEAVLREKSNPPGILGGLRDLKMFDYKVDYQNHPLFVKSPEKILATPVRIFTDIDLSLLTLQSHRGYKHCKKCNKWTFEENKHCKKCAACTSRDGRRYRHCNICARCVKPTWKHCKKCNRCTLETHKCGVVPKITGKCFRCNEFGHVEKTCTKDAGNISNSKVKSNDTTLKGKKRKHRLDVSDISNKKKARIANASETSMKSPEEFELVSTLGEVSRVADSEKVIPKKLTKNDSKMKNKHSKSKPLDKVSKRGKAIDTASLEKIETENMEDIIKVKKKKLLKLTNSTSKMTEEITTKSKVFISTKSQGMNLDLDVLKQKKIFENKKSRINRKNKTFTNGEIFQKSQSKQK, encoded by the exons ATGCATTTGGAGCGATTTAGCCGACCATCCAAAATGCCCACATG GAAGCTATGTTCGTTTTACTTGGAGCATGGAAGCAAGCCAACGAAGCACCAAAAACAGGCCTGGGAACTTGAGGCGAAGAAAGTTTTACCTCGCTATGATCATcagaaaatgtttattttacTGAATGAGATATTGGCGACAAATCCAATTAGAAGAATCTACTGCCATGATTGTGGGCGTCTCTCTTTTGTCTCTGAAAAACACAAACACAGGGGTCAcgatataattgaaaatcttaCGGACCATCAGCTGCGTCATCCTACTGAATTTCTGAGACCTCTTGAAAATCCCAAGAAGGAGGCCCAATATTTATTCTCTGACCAATCAGTCAGCGATATCATTTTCATGCTCCTCAATCTAGGCGCTAAGCATATCTTATGCATAGGAACACCAAGAATTCACGAATACCTTGTGAATCATCACGACGATAAAGTCTCAAGTTTGCTCTTAGATTTTGACGGGAGATAT CATAATTTCTATGGCCCCTTGAGTTTCTGTTGGTACAATCTTTTCAATCACCATTTCTTTCATGAAGAATCGAAAGATGTCTTGAAGGATTTTCTCAGACAAGACGGTGGCAGGGATACTTATATAATTTGTGATCCACCATTCGGCGGACGTGTTGAACCTATTTCTCAAacattgaaaacaatttatgaTTTACACAGAAAgtggaataaaattgatgcggACAGTGTTGCATTGAAAACGATGTTCATTTTTCCGTATTTTATGGAAGCTGTGCTGAGAGAAAAATCAAACCCACCTGGGATATTGGGAGGTCTGAGAGATCTGAAAATGTTCGACTACAAAGTGGATTATCAAAATCATCCGTTATTCGTGAAATCGCCAGAGAAAATCTTAGCAACACCGGTTCGCATATTTACAGATATAGATTTAAGTTTATTGACGCTACAATCTCATCGCGGTTATAAGCACTGCAAGAAATGTAACAAATGGACATTCGAGGAGAATAAACattgtaaaaaatgtgcaGCGTGCACTTCCAGAGACGGACGAAGGTACAGACACTGCAATATTTGTGCCCGCTGCGTCAAACCGACGTGGAAACACTGTAAGAAATGCAATCGATGCACCTTAGAAACTCACAAGTGCGGTGTAGTTCCGAAAATTACTGGGAAATGCTTCAGATGCAATGAATTTG gTCACGTGGAAAAAACTTGTACGAAAGATGCTGGAAATATTTCTAACTCAAAAGTGAAAAGCAACGACACGACACTGAAAGGAAAGAAGCGCAAGCATCGCTTGGATGTAAGCGATatttctaataaaaaaaaggctaGGATTGCAAATGCGAGTGAAACATCCATGAAATCTCCTGAAGAATTCGAATTAGTATCTACTTTGGGTGAAGTGTCCAGAGTCGCTGATTCAGAGAAAGTCATCCCgaaaaagttgacaaaaaatgattcaaaaatgaaaaataaacattcgAAGTCAAAACCTTTAGACAAAGTTTCAAAACGGGGAAAAGCCATTGATACAGCATCgctagaaaaaattgaaacggaaAATATGGAAGATATAATAaaagtgaagaagaagaagcttCTCAAATTGACAAACTCTACTTCCAAAATGACCGAGGAAATCACGACAAAGTCGAAGGTGTTCATTTCCACGAAGTCACAAGGAATGAACCTTGATTTAGATGTACTTAAGcagaagaaaatatttgaaaataaaaagtcgcgaatcaatagaaaaaataaaacattcacGAATGGtgaaatctttcaaaaaaGTCAATCAAAGCAAAAGTGA
- the LOC124212762 gene encoding rRNA N6-adenosine-methyltransferase ZCCHC4 isoform X3: MFILLNEILATNPIRRIYCHDCGRLSFVSEKHKHRGHDIIENLTDHQLRHPTEFLRPLENPKKEAQYLFSDQSVSDIIFMLLNLGAKHILCIGTPRIHEYLVNHHDDKVSSLLLDFDGRYHNFYGPLSFCWYNLFNHHFFHEESKDVLKDFLRQDGGRDTYIICDPPFGGRVEPISQTLKTIYDLHRKWNKIDADSVALKTMFIFPYFMEAVLREKSNPPGILGGLRDLKMFDYKVDYQNHPLFVKSPEKILATPVRIFTDIDLSLLTLQSHRGYKHCKKCNKWTFEENKHCKKCAACTSRDGRRYRHCNICARCVKPTWKHCKKCNRCTLETHKCGVVPKITGKCFRCNEFGHVEKTCTKDAGNISNSKVKSNDTTLKGKKRKHRLDVSDISNKKKARIANASETSMKSPEEFELVSTLGEVSRVADSEKVIPKKLTKNDSKMKNKHSKSKPLDKVSKRGKAIDTASLEKIETENMEDIIKVKKKKLLKLTNSTSKMTEEITTKSKVFISTKSQGMNLDLDVLKQKKIFENKKSRINRKNKTFTNGEIFQKSQSKQK, from the exons atgtttattttacTGAATGAGATATTGGCGACAAATCCAATTAGAAGAATCTACTGCCATGATTGTGGGCGTCTCTCTTTTGTCTCTGAAAAACACAAACACAGGGGTCAcgatataattgaaaatcttaCGGACCATCAGCTGCGTCATCCTACTGAATTTCTGAGACCTCTTGAAAATCCCAAGAAGGAGGCCCAATATTTATTCTCTGACCAATCAGTCAGCGATATCATTTTCATGCTCCTCAATCTAGGCGCTAAGCATATCTTATGCATAGGAACACCAAGAATTCACGAATACCTTGTGAATCATCACGACGATAAAGTCTCAAGTTTGCTCTTAGATTTTGACGGGAGATAT CATAATTTCTATGGCCCCTTGAGTTTCTGTTGGTACAATCTTTTCAATCACCATTTCTTTCATGAAGAATCGAAAGATGTCTTGAAGGATTTTCTCAGACAAGACGGTGGCAGGGATACTTATATAATTTGTGATCCACCATTCGGCGGACGTGTTGAACCTATTTCTCAAacattgaaaacaatttatgaTTTACACAGAAAgtggaataaaattgatgcggACAGTGTTGCATTGAAAACGATGTTCATTTTTCCGTATTTTATGGAAGCTGTGCTGAGAGAAAAATCAAACCCACCTGGGATATTGGGAGGTCTGAGAGATCTGAAAATGTTCGACTACAAAGTGGATTATCAAAATCATCCGTTATTCGTGAAATCGCCAGAGAAAATCTTAGCAACACCGGTTCGCATATTTACAGATATAGATTTAAGTTTATTGACGCTACAATCTCATCGCGGTTATAAGCACTGCAAGAAATGTAACAAATGGACATTCGAGGAGAATAAACattgtaaaaaatgtgcaGCGTGCACTTCCAGAGACGGACGAAGGTACAGACACTGCAATATTTGTGCCCGCTGCGTCAAACCGACGTGGAAACACTGTAAGAAATGCAATCGATGCACCTTAGAAACTCACAAGTGCGGTGTAGTTCCGAAAATTACTGGGAAATGCTTCAGATGCAATGAATTTG gTCACGTGGAAAAAACTTGTACGAAAGATGCTGGAAATATTTCTAACTCAAAAGTGAAAAGCAACGACACGACACTGAAAGGAAAGAAGCGCAAGCATCGCTTGGATGTAAGCGATatttctaataaaaaaaaggctaGGATTGCAAATGCGAGTGAAACATCCATGAAATCTCCTGAAGAATTCGAATTAGTATCTACTTTGGGTGAAGTGTCCAGAGTCGCTGATTCAGAGAAAGTCATCCCgaaaaagttgacaaaaaatgattcaaaaatgaaaaataaacattcgAAGTCAAAACCTTTAGACAAAGTTTCAAAACGGGGAAAAGCCATTGATACAGCATCgctagaaaaaattgaaacggaaAATATGGAAGATATAATAaaagtgaagaagaagaagcttCTCAAATTGACAAACTCTACTTCCAAAATGACCGAGGAAATCACGACAAAGTCGAAGGTGTTCATTTCCACGAAGTCACAAGGAATGAACCTTGATTTAGATGTACTTAAGcagaagaaaatatttgaaaataaaaagtcgcgaatcaatagaaaaaataaaacattcacGAATGGtgaaatctttcaaaaaaGTCAATCAAAGCAAAAGTGA